tcttcatcatttatCAGTCTCAAGACCACTTATCCTACCAGATCCAACAATACAGTTCAAACTAGTAAGGGGTCAGTAGAAGTATCACCAATATTCGACTTATCGATTTTCTCACCTCGACCTGGATTACCCAACGCACCCGTTCTGAAAGGCATAATAGATACATTGCCCATCTCACCTCTGGAATTAccctcaagctcaagtatAAACTCTTTCGGATCTTTCAGAGATATAGCTTTATCGTTTCCTACACCAGTTCTATCTAAAGATCCACCAAGTTCACCAATCGTCATGCCTATACCACGAAAGGGAGTATCAGTACCTAATCAATCTATCGAATCTGTTCTGAATCCTTATCCTTGTAGTACCATCTATCGCAGATCTTCTCTAACCGATCGAAGACCCTCTAGACCGTCCACTACGATCGAAGGTATACCCACAACTCGAAGAAGAATGTCATTGATATTGAAACCAGCAATCTTACCTTGTCCTACCCCTCCTTCACTTCTTACTTCCCCCAAAACACTGGGAAGTGAATATATcccacctctcttctcccccAGCTCTACTAGCCCCACTTCATCGTTGTTTGTTAATACCACGATTGGAATAGGAGGATTACCAAataggagaggaagaggtagtttgaaattgaaattgcCTCCTTCACATTTCGCCAATTCCACTGGACTAGGTTCCGGCcctgagaaagatgaacaggaagaggagaaggaagtacaTGTACCGACACCTGGTACGTTTGGGTTAGagggagagaaagaaaggtttgGGAATGAAGGAATAAATGGGATTAATCCTTATTTTGCTTGAAGATGTTAGTACTGTATAATTAGAGGTGATAACGAGTCATTTTCACACCATCATGAAAGGCAGAGCCCAATTAGTATGTGATAGAGTAGTCAgtatatagatagatgaacatgatatgCATACAATTACCTGATACTACTATATCCCCTCGTTCCCAATACACGTCTAATCGTCACCAACGAGAGGTTGCCTTTCATCGCTGTGATGAGCGGTAGTAGTGTCCAGAGGATTACCAAAATCATCGATACCAAGTTCCCGTTGTCTTCTCTTCCATAACAGACAGATCACCTATTAATCATCATTCATTAGCTTATGCATCTACTCTCTCGCTAGCATggtagctgactcaccaacAATGCTCCCTGCATCCCCCCTGTAACAGCATAAGCCAACCAACTAGTCCAATTCGTTCCAGGTCTAAATACTAGACTTAACACGAACAACACACTTCCAGGTACCTGAATCGCCATCGTACCCAAACTCAGTGCACCGACAAGTTTTGAATGGTATGTACGGTATATCTGAGGTGCGTATTGTAATACCGCCAGGATCGTTCCTGAAACACCTAGGAAAGTGGCTAGGTACGATAGGAATGGGTGAGGGGGAACAGTGGagggaaggatgagaaggagagagattgataagaggaaaagaagtgATCTGGTTGATCTCAACTTGTAAGCATGATCCGTTTGAGGAAGTATACGATACTTACAGATGGAGGAATACGACTACAGCGAGAGTCACCGCCAATCTCCATTCAGGAGTGGTAGATACGGTGACTATGGGTCGGGGTACAGCGCTTTCCGACCTGCTTGTAACCGTCGCGCCATAGTCTCGATCTATCACGTCGGGCTCGAGGGGCATGACTCGTTGGTATTTGAGATGTTTAGGGAAGTAAGCGAGATATAATACCAGTCTAGCCAAAAGTTAGCTAAAGTACGTGTCGGTATTCGACAGCAGCCAGCTCACATGACGGTGAAGAGAAACCACTGTAAAGTCACTTGATAGAATCCGAGCAGTGATTCGAAACACCTCCCAGCGCTCTATACGAACACGCTTCAGTTGTACGAACTCCTTCGGAGTCCCGGTAAGCTGCAACTCACGATAGCCCTACAGCACCTGAACAACGGCCACTGCACGATAAGCAAGTTGAGCATTCCGGAAGCAGATGAAGTGGCTCCCAGGAGAAGATACCACTGATCAATTCAATGGTAAGCTAATTAAGGACTGAAAGGCATTGAGCGAGCTTACTGGCGAGAAGCCCTCTGATGTTTTGGTAGTGATGATACGCAGATGCTGCACAGACAGCCAAGTCAGCGAAATATGATCAGAATCGAACGTGAAGCATAAGTCCATAGCTGTGAAGATAAGAGATAAGGGACACAGCCTACCTGAGGAAGATAACTTATGATGAGCCCCGTGCAGAGTAACAGCGATAGTACGAGAGTCGGTACATCGTGTGTCTGATCGGGAGGTAAGCTATCAGCCTGTCGGTGCATGTTAAGCGGACCAGCTCACCGTAGGACACTCCGAGAGCGTTGAGGATTTTACCGTGTTGAACATGATCTTCCAGTCTACAACACAGAGTCAGATCCTAGTAGGATGGGGAAGGAAAACAAGCGTAAATACATGGGATGCATCCTTCAGTCAACATCAATGATCAGCAGTGCTCTATACCCGGGGATGTAGCTGTGTGGAGACCCCAAGCTAAGCCACGTGGTCACCACACCCAAGAAAGGCAGAGATGTGCCACATGTATGAATATGGGATATACCGCTAAACTCCGACCTACCAAaaattcccattcccattcctctcGTGTGCTCGATGGGTGTCTTCAACATTTTCAACGTTATTTCACcttgtcttttcttctcctcatccatcaaaccaaaccaaatacgacaaaacaaacaaaatGGCCCCCAAGAAAGTTAGAGCTCCTCAAGAGCAAGCTGCCGTCAACCTCGGTCCTAACGCCGCCGAGGGTGAGAACGTCTTCGGTGTCGCTCACATCTTCGCTTCGTGAGTTTGCCATATCGTATCGAAATCGAAGAATTACCTGACTGACCTTGGATGTATGTGATGGATAGCTTCAACGACACTTTCGTCCACGTTACCGATCTCTCTGGTAAAGAAACCATCTCCAGAGTTACTGGTGGTATGAAAGTCAAGGCTGATCGAGATGAATCATCTGTGAGTGTCGTTTCCACATTTTTTGACCTTTTCCACGGAGTTTTCGTTCCTTTCAAAAATATCGTAAATCATGTGCTAATCTCTCATGGTAATCTTAGCCCTACGCCGCGATGTTGGCTGCCCAAGACGTTGCCGCCAAATGCAAGGAAGTCGGAATCACCGCTCTCCACGTCAAACTCAGAGCTACCGGTGGTACCGGAACCAAGCAACCTGGTCCAGGTGGTCAAGCCGCTCTCAGAGCTCTCGCCCGAGCAGGTATGAAGATTGGTAGAATCGAAGATGTCACTCCTATCCCATCCGACTCCACTAGAAGAAAGggtggtagaagaggtagaagacTCTAGATGTCATCCACTTCATTTCCCTTACTTTGTTGGATCACTTATATGGGAATTACAATTGGTTTTCGTCGTATTTGGTCGCTGCAGAGCACGCGATATTTGATATCTATTTTACCTTAGTATAGACTAGTAAATAGTTTTTATTGAGAGATGTCATTATCCCGTGGCTCGCTGCGTTCGTTCAGACGTGTTGATATTTTCAGTCCACAACAGCACTGATCAATCACTAACTTGGGTACACGCTTCCATGCGGCATTATTCATTATATCATTTAATCATTTACAAAAACATGACTAATCTACAGGTACAACAACTCAGATCGGTTCCTGCTGCATTCCTCCAAACTTtccctcatcaccttctccgCTTGTCCCCTCTCTCCCCTACCACTCCCCACCCTCAtcacccttctcttcatcccacctACTATCGTCCTCATCGCCTTTATCATCCTCGTaatactcatcatctttgtcatcgtccatcctcatcaaacCTGAAGGGGCAGAAGAAGGACCACCAGCACCGCCCATTTTGAGTCCACGTAGAATATCACCGCTGAGAGAACTGTTGAGGTGTAGCTACAATGACAATGTAAGTCAGCTCCTGATTCGACgtgatggatgatctggCGCAGATGACAGCTGACTAAAGTATTACTCACATTGGGTTTTGTTGGATCGATCCCTTTAGCTCGTAGTGCTATGGCACGCTGTTCTTGGCGGACTGCGATATATATGTCAAAGGGTCATCCTATGTAATAGAGATACATTTCTGTCTGATCCTAATCATCCACTGCTCTTGCATCTTGAATTCTTTGAATAATCTCTCTTTTCGTCCTCATTTGACCTGTGGcatcttgattttcttcttctcttccagtCTTATCTTGCTGTAGCAGGTTCACCCAATTCTTCCTCCttgtcttcatcctcatcgtcgtcatcttcctctttatcaTAGTCTATCAACGCATCTAGCTCCAATTCGTTGTAGATGTCGATTTGATCGTTACCGTTCTTTTGTAGATTTTTAACCTGTCTCATGAAGGCTGATTTCTCTCTTAGCCTCTCCGCTCGTGATTCTTCGGGATTATCCCGAGCAAGTTCCAGCTCATTCACATAATCAGCTTGAGAGATCGGTTCCagattatcatcttcctcctcttcctcattaTCCcgttcttcatcatctgcatcttccgCTTGGCTCTCGACATCATGTGCAGCGGCAGTGaccatccctctcatctcctcatcctcatcctcatcctcatcctcatcttcatcctctccatttATTTGctttcccttccctttgAATCTCTTACTTGgtctttcatcttcattcaccaactcatcaacttccGATCCTAATTCGCTACTCTCTTGTTGTTCCCTTTTCCATCTCTCAATTTTGATCTGTTTTaattccctcttcttcaccacagGTGGTTTTTCCAACTCGTTCATCTTATCTAGATCTTCATCCGTCAACGTCCTCCATTCAGCTACGGTCTTTTTCGCCATCTCCGTCTGAGCAAATTCCAATAATCTTTTCTTGATGGTTGTAGGATGAACTTTGACTATTTGAGCAACTTCATCGGGAGTTCTGAGGAAGTTGGACATTCTAGCAGCGATGATCAGACAAGCACCGCATACTCCTGCTGGACGTCTACCTTGGGTCATCCAATCTGCTCTAAACCGCCTGACGAGCCTTGATGCGTCGGTGGCGATCAGATGGACCGTGGGACCGAAATCTAATTTATGGGCGAATCGGAGGTTGTATATCGCTGGATCGACTTCGGGCATTTGTTCGAGTAAGTGAAGGATTGAACGAAGTTTGAGATATGTAGCACCGAGTTCATAGACGTTTATCTATTAGTCCATGTGAAATATGATTAGTACTCGAGTATTGGTGGTACGTGGgaatggtgatgataatatgAAGGAGTTAGTGGAAAAGAAATCGTTTACTCACACTCAACCTCTCACTGAAATCGATCAACATATGAGCATCTTTACTCAACCTACAAGCAAGGTATAGACAACTGGCCACCACGTATTCTGTCCTTCTACCTCTATTGAACTTGTTATCTACCGCCATGGAGTAGAATCGCTTCGCTTTACCTGAGATGACATTGTTGATGTGCATCTGTCTAGCGACATTATCGATTTTGACGGCGCCTAAGAATACAGATCATCATTATAAGATGACAGTTGATGATTCACTTTGCAATACAAAGGTACAGGTAGTACGTTGAGGAAGAACCAAACTCACCAGATTGTTTGATCCCCTCGGTGTTCTGTATACCTTTCGCACCACTTCTCACACCCGCAAAACCAGTTTGGTTGTGTGCTACGAAAGCACCTTGGATATGTATACGACCTGATGAACCTTCTGCGAATCCTACTTCGGATACTAGTATATTTTCTTCTACGATCTGACCACAGGTATGACATCTGTTGTTGAGTCAGAGTCAAAAGAcatcatcagtcaatcatCGCAAGTCAACGCTTAGTTACCTAAAAAAGTCGATCATATATAGCTTTACTCACACTACGTTACCTGCACTGGGATCTGGCTGTAGATTGCCATCCTCTTTGCAGTGCGGACACTGCTTCACAGTTGACATTCTGTCTCCTGTCTTAGTCTGGGTTTGTTGATGCTGGGTTTGTTGATGCTTATCTTATCTATGACAGATGGGATCCCAATGTATGATTTTGAATAGGTGATGAAGTGAAAGAAAGGTTGATTAGTTTTGTTGTTTTGGTTAAAATTGTTTTGATGGACGGAGTCGAACCGTGGTTTATGTTGTACCCCCTTGGTGTACCCTGAAAGTGATCTGAAAATGGGAAGAGGGTGGGGTACCTTTTAACGATCGTTTGTTGTGTGCCGACGCGATTCAATCAgaaaacaacaacatcaatatTGGAAACTGGGTCCTTCATGGTGGTATCCCTCGATTACAGTTTATCTTCCAAGAGCATGCATGTGGATGCATCTGTATCAAAGAGGAGACTGAACTCATGTTGGTAGTGCACACTGTACATGCAGAAAAGCTGCATACCGATACCCTCCCTACGCAGGATAAAGAAATCGCGTACCAAAGTCACGTGATCCCAAACCCACTGTTAACATTACTCAACCACCGTTCACTGGTCCTCATCgatccattccttcttcttcttcctccttcagTTCTCCTTGTTACCCTCAGTTAGACATCGTCCCATTTCAGCGGATCCACAGCTGTCTTTGCTGTGCGAACTTCCTCCTGACCTCTCATACATCCAGCAGTCATAGATCTCAAGCAATGCCTCGATCAACTTACACGGAATTCTTGCTGGGTCCCGAGCTGTATAAGAAAGTGAGGGAAACGAGGATACTGGTAGTGGGAGCAGGAGGAATAGGGTGTGAACTATGTGAGCTGAAACAATTCCCATATGACTTAATTGTCAATATCTCTCTACTCTATCACAGTTTCTTGTTAGCGGATTAAAGAGCTGATATCGTTTAATAATATGGCTGCAAAGTGAAAAACCTCGTCTTGGTCGGATTCGCAAATATAGAGATAGTGAGCtatctctttccttcctaATCAAGGTATCCGGTAGCTCACTCGCGTATACGTAGATCGACCTAGATACGATCGACTTATCCAACCTAAACCGACAATTCCTATTCCGTAAACCAGATATATCAAAATCCAAAGCACTCGTCGCAGCAGCTACAGCAAGGCACTTCAACCCTTCTTCCGGTATCGAGATTCACGCTAGACATGGGAATGTCAAGGATAGTGTCAACGATCTGGAGTGGATAAAGGGTTTTGGATTGGTCATGAACGCTTTGGATAACATGGGTATGTGTGCTCCAAATTCTACCATAGATCACAAAGCTGACGAGAGGGTCACGGTACTAGATGCACGAAGACATGTCAACAAGTTGTGTCAAGCTGCCAACGTACCGCTGATCGAATCTGGTACAGCGGGTTATCTAGGTCAGGTTACACCTATGATCAAGGTATGTTCATATCCATTGGCTATCGCTGTATCTGCATCGTCGAGAGCTGACAAGCGTATTCGGGCCGTAGGATAAGACAGAATGTTTCGACTGTGTAGTAAAACCTGCACCAAAATCTTTCCCTGTCTGTACCATCAGATCAACCCCTTCGGAACCTATACATTGTATAGTATGGGGCAAAACGTATCTTTTTGGGTCAGTTGGCCGTCAGATTTCTATAGTATCAGCAACcacgatcagctgacatatctcATCTAATAGGAAGTTgtttggagaagatgatgaagatatggatacCGAAGAGTTGGACAAGGCAAAAGCTGGTGGAGAGAATGGTGAGCTATCGTGGGCATGAGGTTTTGTCTACTAGCTGATCTTGTGAATGAATCCAGctgaagagattgagaatctgaagaaagaagctgcGGCGTTTAGGGAAGTGAGGAAGAacttgggtgaagaagatggacctcAGCGTGTGTTCCATAAAGTGAGATGATTCGGAAGCGTTATGAGATTGGTAGAATAGCTGACATGCTCGTGGAATCAGGTATTCAATGAGGATATAAACCGACTGTTGGCCATGGAAGatatgtggaagaaggaaggaagagtcAAGCCTGTTCCTCTTGACTACGAAGGTATAATGAACGGCACTTTCGAAACTCCCCCTTTAAGGCATGCTGCCCAACAGACCAATGCGAATGGACAAGCTCAAACAAATGGTAATAGTgcgcagaagaaggaaggcTTGAAAGATCAGAGGGAATTGACTTTGAAAGAAAATCTGGAATTGTTCATTGATAGGTCAGCTTCATATATTGAGTCGTCCGGACGATAATAAGCTGATTATCTTTCACGATAATAGCTGTAAACGACTTTCTGCTCGGATTATCTCTCATCCCAATATCCCATTATCATTCGAcaaagacgatgatgatacgttAGACTTTGTCCTTGCTACTGCAAACCTCAGAGCGACTGCTTATGGAATACCGAACAAAACGCGATTCCAagtgaaaggtgagctaaCTTGTTCGAAGCAATGTGCATGCCAAAGCTGACACTTGACTCGCAGAAATGGCCGGTAACATCATCCCTGCTATAGCCACCACCAACGCCATCATCGCCGGTTTAATCGTCATGCAATCACTTAACATCCTTcgtcaacttcctcttccctctacCTCCAACGAAGCCTCGACATCTGCTGGACCAGCCATCAGAAATGTATACTTAAGAACCGATGCTATCAGACCATTAGGATATATGATACCTGCCAAGCCAGATCCCAGCTGTTCAGTATGTCGAGATGTCTATATCCCCCTGAAAGTCGATTTGACTAGATGTACTTTGGGTCTATTCGTCAATGACGTGGTAAACACATGGCTGGCTCAAGCTGAGTTCGAAGGAAAGGaagcagaggatgaagatgaggtggaatggACGATATTTGAAGGAGGTAGACTATTGGCTGATCCTGATTTCGATGATAATTACGAGAGAACGTTGGATGATCTAGATGTtaaaagagggaagatgtTGACTGttagagatgaagatgggaaataTAGACCGGTACACTTCAGTATCTGtgaagggtgagtcaaaTTGAAAACCTACTATACAACTCGATGTCTTGACCTGCAAGGAGACCTGGAAGTGAGTCGTGCTGATTATTTGCTATAGTGATGCACAATCAACACTTCCATActctctcccttcttcacaACCTTTCATCCCCCTCGCACCTGTCAAACCACAAGAAactcaagatgaaggagaattTACGTTACTCGACTCGCTTCCTCCTGCTGGTAGTACATCCGTCAGCGAAGTTGCCCCTATATCGAGTAATACGGCGGCGGGCACCAAGCGATCTGCAcctgatgatggagatgtcAAGGATCTGAcggcagaggaagaacagacaaagaagaagagaaaggtcgtggctgttgatgaggatgatgacttTGAGATATTATAGAAAGTGGAACAGCTCAGTCAGTGGTGGTAAGTTGGCGAGGCGAGGCAATGTTGTTTTGAATGTTGATTATGACGACCGAGAGAGGAAGTTATATTTGTACATACAGCGAATATGCATTATATTATACATGAAGTAATATACATACAACCGTTGTTTTGACTTTCTGTTTGATGTGATTAATCAATCGAGATTCGtaatcaatcgatcttcatctgatctgAGAATTGTATAGGAGCACAGTCTATTGTTCACCTATCATGGTCACCTCCCTACGACGCTCCAATCCAGCCCTTTGATACCTAACGAATCCACAAAGTCCCTCATGTAATCTACCAGATCTGAATAAGTCACATCACCATTGATCGAAACTGCATTGACCGGTCTTGAGGGATATAACTGGACTAACCACGGTTCGTTATTTTTGCTTTTTGTATTTTCGTTTGAAGGAGTGTGTGGTTTGTCGGGCGA
The nucleotide sequence above comes from Kwoniella europaea PYCC6329 chromosome 1, complete sequence. Encoded proteins:
- a CDS encoding 40S ribosomal protein S14 codes for the protein MAPKKVRAPQEQAAVNLGPNAAEGENVFGVAHIFASFNDTFVHVTDLSGKETISRVTGGMKVKADRDESSPYAAMLAAQDVAAKCKEVGITALHVKLRATGGTGTKQPGPGGQAALRALARAGMKIGRIEDVTPIPSDSTRRKGGRRGRRL